Proteins from a genomic interval of Streptomyces sp. SID8374:
- a CDS encoding TAXI family TRAP transporter solute-binding subunit, giving the protein MLHALSRFGRRRALQTGAALAVVLGLLAWWLLPLGERTPSGSLTFSTGVPSGVYQRYGERLEGALAKDMPEVSIKLLTSEGSQQNLARVATGEADFTIATADAVATYVRDGRPGAHLLRGCVRLYDDYVQLVVPRDSDIGSVADLRGKRVGVGQEGSGVRLVADRLLNAAGVHPKQDVTAVSAGINTMPDRLVAGDLDAFFWSGGLPTGAVQELTERFPVKLVPLDEALVKELQSKGGSARYYRSATIPADAYRFAQRGTSVSTVAVANLLITTDRTDPAMTEAFTRTVINSRDRIGREVHAAQLVDLRTAIYTDPLAVHEGAKRYYRSVKP; this is encoded by the coding sequence ATGCTCCACGCTCTGTCCCGATTCGGCCGACGCCGCGCCCTCCAGACGGGCGCCGCGCTCGCGGTCGTGCTCGGGCTGCTCGCGTGGTGGCTCCTCCCCTTGGGCGAACGGACCCCGAGCGGGTCGCTGACCTTCTCCACGGGGGTGCCGAGCGGCGTCTACCAGCGGTACGGGGAACGGCTGGAAGGCGCCCTTGCCAAGGACATGCCCGAGGTGTCGATAAAGCTGCTCACCAGTGAGGGCTCCCAGCAGAACCTCGCGCGGGTGGCGACGGGCGAGGCGGACTTCACCATCGCCACCGCCGACGCCGTGGCCACCTATGTGCGCGACGGCAGGCCCGGCGCCCATCTGCTGCGGGGCTGTGTGCGGCTCTACGACGACTACGTCCAGCTGGTCGTCCCGCGCGACTCCGACATCGGCAGCGTCGCCGATCTGCGGGGCAAGCGGGTCGGCGTCGGCCAGGAGGGTTCCGGGGTCCGGCTGGTCGCGGACCGGCTGCTGAACGCGGCGGGCGTCCACCCGAAGCAGGACGTGACCGCGGTGTCGGCGGGGATCAACACCATGCCGGACCGGCTGGTCGCCGGTGATCTCGACGCCTTCTTCTGGTCCGGCGGGCTGCCGACCGGGGCGGTGCAGGAGCTCACGGAACGGTTCCCGGTCAAGCTGGTCCCGCTGGACGAGGCCCTGGTCAAGGAGTTGCAGTCGAAGGGCGGCTCCGCCCGCTACTACCGGTCGGCCACGATCCCCGCCGACGCCTACCGCTTCGCCCAGCGCGGCACCTCGGTCTCCACGGTCGCCGTCGCCAATCTGCTCATCACCACGGACCGCACGGATCCGGCCATGACCGAGGCCTTCACCCGTACCGTGATCAACAGCCGGGACAGGATCGGCCGCGAGGTGCACGCCGCGCAGCTGGTGGACCTGCGGACGGCGATCTACACGGACCCGCTGGCAGTGCACGAGGGCGCCAAGCGCTACTACCGCTCGGTCAAGCCCTGA